A single region of the Desulfomonile tiedjei genome encodes:
- a CDS encoding ankyrin repeat domain-containing protein: MQAQLLAAAESGNVTEVEHLLAQGVDPNAKDQDGLTALMKACLKGHPEVVRLLVDKGADIHARDNYGWTALLWASSVGQAEEAKILLDKGADTEVTDQYGATALMKAARRRYPEVVRLLVIDGANVNAKDKLGRTALMRAARRGYADIAKILLDSGADTEAKDEYGATSLIISASEGHLETIRELLVAGADIHAKDKNGWTAWLWAFSAGHAEAVKLLKAHGAEY, encoded by the coding sequence ATGCAAGCCCAATTGCTCGCGGCAGCCGAATCAGGCAACGTAACTGAAGTCGAACACCTGCTGGCTCAAGGAGTCGACCCCAATGCCAAGGACCAAGACGGGCTGACAGCTTTAATGAAGGCTTGTCTCAAAGGCCATCCGGAAGTGGTCCGGCTTCTCGTAGATAAAGGCGCTGATATTCATGCTCGGGACAATTACGGATGGACGGCTCTACTGTGGGCATCCTCCGTGGGACAAGCGGAGGAAGCCAAGATCCTTTTGGACAAAGGTGCGGATACTGAGGTCACCGATCAGTATGGCGCAACAGCTTTAATGAAGGCCGCGCGGCGGCGCTACCCGGAAGTGGTGAGACTCCTTGTAATCGATGGCGCCAATGTGAACGCTAAAGACAAATTGGGTCGCACCGCTCTAATGAGAGCCGCGCGGCGCGGCTACGCCGATATTGCAAAAATCCTCCTGGACAGTGGAGCCGATACGGAGGCCAAGGACGAATATGGAGCCACCTCATTGATTATCAGCGCGTCTGAAGGGCACCTGGAAACGATCCGGGAACTTCTGGTCGCGGGAGCGGATATCCACGCAAAGGATAAGAATGGTTGGACGGCATGGCTATGGGCTTTCTCTGCCGGCCACGCGGAAGCGGTGAAACTCTTGAAAGCGCACG